CTCGCGCAGCGTGGCGGTGGTGCTGATGGCCGGCTCCAGTTGCGATGCCACGGTGAACACCAGCGACGGGGTCAACTGCTCGGCGACTGGGATCGGCAGGTCAATCACCGCCTCCTTGACGTCCGGGCGCGCCAGCGTGACCACTTCCTGGCCGGCACTGACCGTCTGCCCGGCTTCGGCGCGCCAGGCCGTGACCACGGCGCCATGGTCGGCCTTGAGCGTGCTGTAGCCGAGCTGGTCGCGTGCCTGGCTGACCGCCGAACGGGCCTGCTCGAGCGAGGCGCCGGTGGTCTTCAGGTCGGTCTGGGCGATGTCCAGCTGGGCCTGGGCGCCGACGCCGCGGTCATACAACTGCTGCTGGCGGCGGGCATTGGCCTGGGCGTTGATCCATTGCGCCTGGACTCGCGCCAGGTCGCCTTCGGCGGCGCGCAGCTGGTTCTGTTGATCGGTGGGATCGAGGGTGGCCAGGGTGTCGCCCGGTTTTACCTGCGCGCCCACGTCCACCCAGCGCCGCGCAATGCGCCCGGACACTCGGAAGCCCAGGGTGCTTTCATAGCGTGCCTGGATGGTGCCCGCAAAACGACCGAGCTGCGACTGCATCTGCGGCTCGACCAGGGTCGATAGCACCGGCCGTACGGGCTCGGGCGCCGGCTCATCGCCCTTGCAACCGGGCAGCAGGGTGGCTGCGGCAAGCAACACCAGCAAGGGTTTCATGGCTCACCTCCGGGGCTCTTGGCGTCGACTTTCTGCACCTGCATACCCGGATGCAGCAACTGGCCGCCACTGACCACCACGGTTTCGCCGCTTTTCACGCCGTCGCTGATGACGATGCGTCCGGTGAGATAACGCGCCACCTGGACCTTGCGCAGTTCGACCTTGTCGCCCTCGCCCACCACCCACACCGCCGGCTCATGCAGCGCCTTGGTCAGCGCCGACCAGGGCAATTCGATGCTTGGGCGCCCCTGGGCGTGAGCCGTGGCGGTTACCGGCGAGCCCAACTGCATGGCAGCCGGCACGTTACGCAGCGCCACCTTGACCTGCACCGTACCGCTCTCGGCAGACACCGTCGGGGTGATCTCGCGCACCCGTCCTTCGGCCTGCACCTTGGGGTTATCCACAAGCCGGACGATCACGCCTTCGTCGCTGGGTGGCGACACCAGCAGCGACTCATAGACGTTGAAGACGGCATCACGATCGCCGTCGGTGGCCAGGCTGAAGATCGGCATGGTCGCCTGCACTACCTGGCCAACCTCGGCCTGGCGCGCGGTGATCACCCCATCCGCCTCGGACACCAGGTCGGTGTAGC
The Pseudomonas putida genome window above contains:
- a CDS encoding efflux RND transporter periplasmic adaptor subunit — its product is MKPLLVLLAAATLLPGCKGDEPAPEPVRPVLSTLVEPQMQSQLGRFAGTIQARYESTLGFRVSGRIARRWVDVGAQVKPGDTLATLDPTDQQNQLRAAEGDLARVQAQWINAQANARRQQQLYDRGVGAQAQLDIAQTDLKTTGASLEQARSAVSQARDQLGYSTLKADHGAVVTAWRAEAGQTVSAGQEVVTLARPDVKEAVIDLPIPVAEQLTPSLVFTVASQLEPAISTTATLRELEPQADATTRTRRARLSLASTPQAFHLGTAISVTLSSAIAPRTELPATALLERDGKTQVWVVDPQHKTVSTREVTLVERSERRVVLGAGVQPGERVVTAGVNSLKPGQQVKFDEDAR
- a CDS encoding efflux RND transporter periplasmic adaptor subunit; its protein translation is MTFTRALLVVCLGLLSVLSGCKEQASSPELPRVGVARVEPTDFAANVTLTGDVQARVQTDLSFRVGGKIIARSVDVGDHVKANQVLARLDPKDLQNNVDSAKAEVFAEQARVTQTRAAFVRQQKLLPKGYTSQSEYDSAEAALRSSQSALKAAQAQLANAREQLSYTDLVSEADGVITARQAEVGQVVQATMPIFSLATDGDRDAVFNVYESLLVSPPSDEGVIVRLVDNPKVQAEGRVREITPTVSAESGTVQVKVALRNVPAAMQLGSPVTATAHAQGRPSIELPWSALTKALHEPAVWVVGEGDKVELRKVQVARYLTGRIVISDGVKSGETVVVSGGQLLHPGMQVQKVDAKSPGGEP